One window of Nicotiana tomentosiformis chromosome 11, ASM39032v3, whole genome shotgun sequence genomic DNA carries:
- the LOC104115678 gene encoding uncharacterized protein: MGDFDGEKIRNICILAHVDHGKTTLADHLIASSGGGVLHPKQAGKLRFMDYLDEEQRRAITMKSSSIGLKYKGHSINLIDSPGHMDFCSEVSTAARLSDGALVLVDAVEGVHIQTHAVLRQAWIEKLTPCLVLNKIDRLIVELRLTPLEAYNRLQRIVHEVNSIVSAYKSEKYLSDVDSLLSAPSELVEDENPELIEDDEEDTFQPQKGNVAFVCALDGWGFTISDFSEFYASKLGASSAALQKALWGPRYFNAKTKMIVGKKGLSSGSKARPMFVQFVLEPLWQVYQAALEADGAREMLEKVIKSFNLSIPPRELLNKDPKAVLQSVLSRWLPLSDTILSMVVKYMPDPISAQSFRISRLLPKREFLDNGANPDLLSEAELVRKSVESCNSSPDAPCVVFVSKMFAIPSKMLPRGEMLDDSGNGDSDECFLAFARVFSGVLQSGQKVFVLSALYDPLKEESLQKHVQEAEVQSLYLMMGQGLTPVASAKAGNVIAIRGLAQHILKSATLSSTLNCWPLSSMVFQVSPMLKVAIEPSDPADMGALIKGLRLLNRADPFVEVSVSARGEHVLSAAGEVHLERCIKDLKERFAKINLEVSPPLVSFKETIEGDATNPLENLKLLSRSSEFLEKATPNGRCVVRVRVMKLPTALTKLLDESSDLLGDIIGGKSLQACRSLETLRGNIAEDENPIEALKKRLIDAVESDSSTGFAETEKDRIDKCKKMWQKFLKRIWALGPRQMGPNILLTPDVKGKSDDASVLIKGSPHVSEKLGFMGDSDDSGASPESSTSVDQTLLQEAENLESSILSGFQLAMAAGPLCDEPMWGLAFVIEAYISPLAMPPNDSDAPPIPQPEQYGMFPGQVMTVVKDACRAAVLQRKPRLVEARYFCELNTPHDQLGNTYSVLNRRRAHVVNEEMQEGSSLFTVHAYVPVAESFGFADELRRKTSGAASALLVLSHWEALPQDPFFVPRTEEEKEEFGDGASVPHSIARKLMDSVRRRKGLPVEEKVVQHATKQRTLARKV; the protein is encoded by the coding sequence ATGGGGGATTTTGATGGTGAAAAGATCAGGAATATATGTATACTTGCTCATGTGGATCATGGCAAGACCACATTGGCTGACCATCTGATTGCTTCATCTGGTGGTGGTGTGCTTCATCCAAAGCAGGCGGGTAAGCTTAGGTTTATGGATTATTTAGATGAGGAGCAGAGGCGGGCAATTACTATGAAGAGCTCTTCGATTGGTCTTAAGTACAAGGGACATTCAATTAATCTTATAGACTCTCCTGGTCATATGGATTTTTGTAGTGAAGTTTCAACTGCAGCCCGTTTGAGTGATGGCGCTTTGGTATTAGTGGATGCTGTCGAGGGTGTTCACATTCAGACCCATGCTGTTTTGCGACAGGCATGGATTGAGAAGCTTACCCCGTGTCTTGTTTTGAATAAGATTGATAGGTTGATTGTTGAATTAAGATTGACTCCACTCGAGGCATATAATCGGCTGCAGAGGATTGTTCACGAGGTGAATAGTATAGTGAGTGCGTATAAGTCTGAAAAATACTTGTCGGACGTGGATTCTCTACTCTCTGCCCCGTCAGAACTTGTGGAAGATGAAAATCCGGAGCTCATAGAGGATGACGAAGAGGATACTTTCCAACCCCAGAAGGGGAATGTTGCATTCGTGTGTGCCCTAGATGGATGGGGCTTTACCATTAGTGATTTTTCCGAGTTTTATGCTTCAAAACTGGGTGCAAGTTCGGCTGCCTTGCAGAAGGCATTATGGGGGCCTCGGTATTTTAATGCCAAGACAAAGATGATTGTAGGTAAAAAGGGACTTAGTAGTGGAAGTAAGGCTAGGCCCATGTTTGTGCAATTTGTTCTTGAGCCACTTTGGCAGGTTTATCAAGCTGCACTGGAAGCTGATGGGGCCAGGGAGATGCTTGAGAAAGTTATAAAGTCTTTCAATTTGTCTATACCTCCCCGTGAACTTTTAAACAAGGATCCTAAAGCTGTGCTTCAATCTGTGTTGAGTCGCTGGCTTCCACTGTCTGATACAATATTGTCTATGGTTGTTAAATACATGCCTGATCCTATATCTGCTCAGTCTTTCCGTATATCTCGGTTGCTTCCAAAGAGAGAATTCTTGGATAATGGCGCCAACCCTGATTTGCTTTCTGAAGCGGAACTTGTGAGGAAATCTGTGGAGTCCTGTAATTCTAGCCCCGATGCACCTTGTGTTGTCTTTGTTTCTAAGATGTTTGCTATTCCATCAAAAATGCTTCCGCGCGGAGAGATGCTAGATGACAGTGGAAATGGTGACTCTGATGAATGTTTCCTTGCATTTGCTCGGGTCTTTAGTGGGGTTCTTCAATCCGGACAGAAGGTTTTTGTGCTCTCAGCATTGTATGATCCATTGAAGGAAGAATCACTGCAGAAGCATGTGCAGGAAGCCGAGGTGCAATCTTTGTATTTGATGATGGGTCAAGGATTAACGCCGGTGGCATCAGCAAAGGCTGGTAACGTCATAGCTATCCGAGGGCTTGCCCAGCATATATTGAAGAGTGCCACTCTTTCATCCACATTAAATTGTTGGCCTTTATCAAGTATGGTTTTCCAAGTTTCACCCATGCTTAAAGTTGCAATTGAACCTTCTGATCCCGCTGACATGGGTGCACTTATCAAAGGATTGAGGCTTCTAAACCGAGCGGACCCTTTTGTTGAGGTTTCTGTTTCTGCCAGGGGTGAGCATGTTCTTTCTGCAGCAGGTGAGGTGCACCTGGAGAGATGCATTAAAGATTTAAAGGAGAGATTTGCAAAAATAAACTTGGAAGTCTCTCCGCCCCTTGTATCTTTTAAAGAGACTATTGAAGGAGATGCCACTAATCCCTTAGAAAACTTGAAGTTACTGAGCCGCAGCTCTGAGTTTTTGGAGAAAGCTACACCAAATGGAAGATGTGTTGTTCGAGTGCGTGTTATGAAGCTTCCAACAGCATTGACGAAGCTGCTTGATGAAAGTTCTGATCTGCTCGGAGACATCATTGGAGGTAAATCTTTGCAGGCTTGTAGAAGCTTGGAAACTCTTAGAGGTAACATTGCAGAAGACGAGAATCCAATTGAGGCACTCAAGAAACGTCTAATAGATGCTGTGGAGAGCGACTCTTCAACTGGATTTGCTGAGACCGAAAAGGATAGGATTGATAAATGTAAGAAGATGTGGCAAAAATTCTTAAAGAGGATCTGGGCTTTAGGGCCTAGACAGATGGGTCCCAACATTCTCCTCACTCCAGACGTGAAAGGAAAGAGTGACGATGCATCTGTTCTTATTAAGGGTTCGCCTCATGTATCAGAAAAATTGGGCTTTATGGGCGACTCTGATGACAGCGGTGCATCACCTGAATCATCAACCAGTGTGGATCAGACCCTTCTACAAGAAGCTGAGAATCTTGAAAGCAGTATTTTATCTGGATTCCAGTTAGCTATGGCAGCTGGCCCTTTGTGTGATGAGCCAATGTGGGGTTTGGCATTTGTTATTGAGGCCTACATATCTCCATTGGCTATGCCACCAAATGATAGTGATGCGCCGCCTATTCCACAGCCGGAACAGTATGGGATGTTCCCTGGACAGGTTATGACTGTTGTGAAAGACGCGTGCAGGGCTGCTGTTCTCCAGAGAAAACCGCGTCTGGTGGAAGCCAGGTACTTTTGTGAGCTGAACACCCCACATGACCAGTTGGGCAACACTTACTCAGTTCTTAATCGGAGGCGTGCCCATGTGGTGAACGAAGAAATGCAGGAAGGTTCTTCCTTGTTCACTGTGCATGCGTATGTGCCAGTTGCAGAAAGTTTTGGATTTGCTGATGAGTTGAGAAGAAAGACTTCTGGAGCTGCAAGTGCGTTACTAGTTCTCAGCCACTGGGAAGCCCTTCCACAGGACCCTTTCTTTGTACCTAGGACCGAGGAGGAGAAGGAAGAATTTGGAGATGGTGCCAGTGTGCCGCACAGTATAGCAAGAAAACTCATGGATTCTGTGAGACGGAGGAAGGGTCTTCCGGTAGAGGAAAAAGTAGTACAGCATGCAACAAAGCAGAGGACTTTGGCTCGCAAGGTGTAG